The region GGATTCTTCCGGCGACTTGCCACACATGGCCCGCATGATTCAAGCGATCCGGCCACATCGCCCCGATTTCAGTTTTCTCACGGGCTGGGATGCGTCTCTTGTTCCCATGCTGCTCATGGGTTGCGATGGTGGTACCAATGCCAGCTCAGGCGTTGTTCCAGAGATCACCCGCAAGCTGTTCGATCTCTGTGAACTGGGTCAGTATCACCAGGCCCGTGAAATCCAATTCGAGTTGATCACTTTGTTCGACGCCATGATCGGTGCCGCCGAATTCCCCGATGGCTTTCGACTCGGCGTACGCTTGAGAGGCTTCGAAACTGGCGCTGGTCGTCAACCTCTCACTGCCGAGCAACAGACCGAACTGTCGAAACTGGCCGACACTCTGCAGTGCCTGCTCGCCCGGCACGGCCTGACCAATGCTCCTCACTCCGGTTGCGACCCCAAAATGGCGCCGGCAGCACTCACCTTCGGCAGTACTCCGCTCACATCATCACCATCCGGCAAGGCAGACACTCCACCGGTTCCAACACCACTGACGGAAGATCAACTCACACAGATCGTCCAAACGGTTCTGACTGAACTCGGACGACCACGCTAGAAACTTTTTCCGTCAGAAATATAGATCTCGGAATCTGGCCAGTTTGACTGCTTCAGTCAGGTTGGAACACCTGCCCGCAACGGAGAATCTCTCATGATTTGAGAACGTCACATGCTTGCTGGATCAATCAGACATCAGCAGCTCGACTGACTCTTATGCATGCCCTCTGGAAGTCTCAGAGAACTCACCTCACCGGGGATTTGTTCGAGTTCTCTTCCAAGAAAATCCTGCCATTCACCTGTGCCATGGGTCCTCTTTTCAGCGGAAGAGTGCCCATGGCATTCTCATTGGTATGAGATCGTTTCGACATACGAAGACACGACAAAAATTCGCGAGTGTCCTGTTTCTCAAAAAGTAAAATTAACTTTCCGTTAGATTCCCGATGAAGAACCAAGAGCAACAATATTAAGAACAACATTATTAACAATTCATAAACCATTCATCAGAATAGATTTACAACATCGTTAGCTAATGCATCTTAACAAATATAAACAGCACTCTCCATTTTCACACATTTCCTTAACTTTTTATTCATATTCACAAGGAAGATTTCGCCTGACGCTCGCCAGTCCGTGATGTTGCAGTGATGTTCGCCTGCAAACGATTGGCCCACACTTTCGCAGGTCAGGATTCTGAAATGCTTCGTTTGAATGCGGCTCAACGTCGCGGCTTTACTTTGATTGAACTTCTCGTCGTGATCGCCATTATCGCGATCCTGATTGCACTGCTGTTACCAGCCGTTCAACAGGCCCGTGAAGCAGCCCGGCGGACACAGTGCCGTAACAACCTCAAGCAGATGGGGCTGGCACTCCACAACTACGAATCCACCTTCAGTCGTTTTCCAAGTGCTGGTGAATTCACCGATCGCCGTGGTGGAACGTACTACCGAACGTTCACACCCACATCGACCTTTGTGCAGATTCTGCCATACATCGATCAGGCACCGCTCTACAACCAGTTCAACTTCAATTTCCACTACTCGAATGGCTTTGTTGCCGGCACATCGACGGGCAATGCTCTGGCTGCACAGGCCAAGATCAATGCCTTCCTGTGCCCTTCAAATGCCAACACACCGGTCGATCCACAGAACTTCGGCCAGACAGATTACATGCCTGTCGCCTACACCGACCTCAACGGTACGACAGGCGAACGCGCTAAGCTCAACACGACCTGGGATCGTGACTCCGTTCTGGGATTCTTCAACCGGCTAAGTGACACAACCGATGGTTTGACCAACACCATTGCCATCATCGAAGATTCGGGCAAAACGACTGTCGTCACAGGCTCTTACACCGCCGGTGCTCTTTTCGGCCCCGTCGCAGGTACTCCGCTGACACAGCAAGGCGTCGTCGCAGCCGCCATGCCCGGAACTTCGAACACATGCCCCAATCGCTGGGCTGATCCAGATTCAGGGAGTGGTGTCTCCGGTTCCCCACTTCGCGATCCAGCCAGCACATCGCCGGCTTACAGCGCAACAGCTCCAATTGCCGTCATCAACAACAACAAAACGCCCAATGGTGGTGGAACAGCATGTCCCTGGAGTTCCAACAACTGCGGGCCCAACGATGAGCCATTCAGCCTCCACACCGGTGGTGTCCATGCCCTGCTCGGCGATGGCAGCGTGAAATTCATCTCCGAGAACATTGACGTCCAGACCGTCCGCCGCCTGCTCAGCCGTGCGGATGGCGAACAAGTGGGCGAGTTCTAAAACCCATGGTCTGATCAACGAAAAACATGCCTGCTTTGGCAAGTCTGATTTTCTAATGTGATCAGTTCCAGCAAGATCGATATTCCCGGCATGACCATGATGTCCGGGCTTGGCCAGGTGGTTTCCCCCTCGAAGGACACCACCTGGCTTCATTTGCTGACGACTATTCGGATCGCTTCAGATCAAGAACAGATTGGCCATCCAGCTTCCAGCTCGCCTGAGGGACAATCCCCAGGTAGTCCAGAGCGGTAGCGACAATATCCACCTGATAGGTCGGTTCACTCGTTTTTCCGGCCTTCACCTCTGTCCCACTGGCAATGATGAAAACGTGGCGAATCTCAGGCTTTTCCCGGCCACCACCATGATTCGTCCCCGAGCCACCATGATCCGTACAGACAAGAATCAACCAGGCTTCTTGAGATGTCTTTTGCCTTTCGTCAATCGCTGCTAACAATCGACCGATATATCCATCGACGCGCTCAATCGACTCGACGTACTTCTTCACAGTGGGATGAAACCCATTTCCATGCCCTGTTTCATCGACTTGGCCAAAGTAGCAAACGACGACATCTGATTTTCCTGCACGAATACACTTCGCAGCTGCAGTCGAGAGTTCGTCATCAGCGACCAAATAATCCTGGGCATGTTGAGCCTTCGCGTTGATCGTCTCATCGGAGTGGGACAGAATCTTTTCAGCAATCGGTGGCCAACTGCTGAACGACGCTGTTTTCAACTCAGGCCGGGCCTCTTTCACTCGGGCAAAAAAGTGAGGGTACTCCATATAACTCGATCCCTTAAAGGAGTTATCGACCACTCCATGTTTATCAGGCCAGACACCCGTCAATAGATTCGACCAACCCGGCCCACTGACGGTATCTCCTTTGGTTTCGCGACTGGCCAGAATATCGGTGTTTTCGCAGTACAATCCCTGCTTGACCAAACGATCCAGATGGGGCGTATGGGCCGCCTCGATCGCATCCGGTCGGCAGCCATCGATCCCGATCATCAAGACTTTGCGAACGGGTTTGGCTTCAGCACCCGAAGTATCGCTTGCCAACACAGCCAAACAGATCACCGCCAGCAACACGCCGCCCCAACCTGCGAAAAACTTTCGACTTCTCTTTGACATGCATCTCTTCTCCCAAAGAACCAACGGCACCTGATTTAGCTGACACGATCTCCCGAAACCGAAATGGTCTCGATGTTTCGTCAATCAGCTTACCCAGGCACTGCCTCGGTGCCATTGATCAAATGAGATAGACATTTGCCCGAAGTGATCTTTCATTGATACCAATGCGAAGGGCTACCAGAAAGTTCTCTGGTAGCCCTTGGAAATCCTGCAATGAATTAAGCAAAGGGGAGCACTAACCGCCGAGTTTATTCTTCAGGAATGCCAGACCTTCCTGCAAAGCTTCATCGAGTTTTTCCGGGATCTTGCCACCGGCCTCGGCCAGTTCGGCTCGACCACCTCCACCGCCGCCAACCAGTTTGGCAGCCGCCTTGACGGCATCGCTGGCACTGAACCGCTGGGCCAGGTCTTTGGTTGCGCCGGCAATCAACGAAACCTTACCATCGACCGCCTGTCCCACAAGAACCGCTGCCGATCCCGCTTGAGCACGAATCTGATCGACCAGTTCTTTGAGCTGCTCGCGGGCCAGCTCATCAGCACGGTGGACAATCACCTTGATGTCGCCCACCATCGGCGCATCATTCACCAGTTTGGCAGCCATACCAGCGAGTGATTGCGAGGCGTACTGAGAGAGTTCCTTCTTCGCCACGCGCAGTTCATCCTGCAGCGCTGCGACCTTGCGTGGCAACTCTTCAGCAGTCGTGGCTTTCACCAGCATTCCCACTTCCCGCAGGAGATTTTCGGATTCCCGCATACGGGCAATCGCCTTAGGGCCTGTGACGCAACTGATGCGGCGCACACCGGCAGCAACCAGTTCATCCTTCACCACGCGGCAGATACCAACCTGCCCGGTGTTCGAAAGATGTGTACCGCC is a window of Planctopirus limnophila DSM 3776 DNA encoding:
- a CDS encoding alkaline phosphatase family protein, whose translation is MSKRSRKFFAGWGGVLLAVICLAVLASDTSGAEAKPVRKVLMIGIDGCRPDAIEAAHTPHLDRLVKQGLYCENTDILASRETKGDTVSGPGWSNLLTGVWPDKHGVVDNSFKGSSYMEYPHFFARVKEARPELKTASFSSWPPIAEKILSHSDETINAKAQHAQDYLVADDELSTAAAKCIRAGKSDVVVCYFGQVDETGHGNGFHPTVKKYVESIERVDGYIGRLLAAIDERQKTSQEAWLILVCTDHGGSGTNHGGGREKPEIRHVFIIASGTEVKAGKTSEPTYQVDIVATALDYLGIVPQASWKLDGQSVLDLKRSE
- a CDS encoding DUF1559 domain-containing protein codes for the protein MLRLNAAQRRGFTLIELLVVIAIIAILIALLLPAVQQAREAARRTQCRNNLKQMGLALHNYESTFSRFPSAGEFTDRRGGTYYRTFTPTSTFVQILPYIDQAPLYNQFNFNFHYSNGFVAGTSTGNALAAQAKINAFLCPSNANTPVDPQNFGQTDYMPVAYTDLNGTTGERAKLNTTWDRDSVLGFFNRLSDTTDGLTNTIAIIEDSGKTTVVTGSYTAGALFGPVAGTPLTQQGVVAAAMPGTSNTCPNRWADPDSGSGVSGSPLRDPASTSPAYSATAPIAVINNNKTPNGGGTACPWSSNNCGPNDEPFSLHTGGVHALLGDGSVKFISENIDVQTVRRLLSRADGEQVGEF
- a CDS encoding dihydrodipicolinate synthase family protein, giving the protein MQLSTNPKSSSQKLRGILTPNIVPLDNQGRIHESELRRYVDWLIAHGVHGLYPNGSTGEFLRFTADERREIMRIILDQVRGRVPVLAGAAEANTRETIRACETYYDMGATAVAIVSPFYYKLSPRAVYAYFKEIADNTPIDVTLYNIPLFASPIDVPTVERLAFDCPKIVGIKDSSGDLPHMARMIQAIRPHRPDFSFLTGWDASLVPMLLMGCDGGTNASSGVVPEITRKLFDLCELGQYHQAREIQFELITLFDAMIGAAEFPDGFRLGVRLRGFETGAGRQPLTAEQQTELSKLADTLQCLLARHGLTNAPHSGCDPKMAPAALTFGSTPLTSSPSGKADTPPVPTPLTEDQLTQIVQTVLTELGRPR